The following proteins come from a genomic window of Novosphingobium aromaticivorans DSM 12444:
- the glyS gene encoding glycine--tRNA ligase subunit beta has product MTTADFLLELRSEEIPARMQAGARADLEKLFRKELDAAGLKAGEVTVWSTPRRLALIARALPLATEAVSEEVKGPRTSAPEQALEGFLRKTGLTRDQLTERDGVWFAVTEKPGRATRDVLAEAVPAIIRAFPWPKSQRWGAASLSTESLRWVRPLSGIVAILGDDLVECEIGAVKSGYATRGHRFHCPGEITIGSAHDYADKLRACHVIVDHVEREAMVRDKAKAAAEAAGLVLVEDEGLVIENAGLTEWPVPLLGRFDEAFLDVPPEVIQLTARVNQKYFICRDSAGKLANAFVCTANIEAKDGGAAIVDGNRKVLAARLSDARFFWEQDKKKPLAEQAQKLSRITFHEKLGTVADKVQRVVKLAEWLASEGIVPNCDPALARQAAELCKADLVTEMVGEFPELQGLMGGYYARAEGLPDAVADAIRDHYKPVGQGDDVPTAPVTVAVALADKLDTLVGFFLIDQRPTGSRDPFALRRAALGVLELLNWGSLRVSMWEAIAKALAAFTKQLVSDDMAEASYEAFQTNQKAVFTTLPDFFADRLKVQQREAGVRHDLIDAVFALGGEDDLVRLLARVHALQAFVGTEDGTNLLAGYKRAANILKKEGFAANPNAGSEGEGVVPPTGEEDPLVLVDDPAMEGVVAQFSHPECNYQREPAEQALVDALDYAEPAARGAVESEDFDFAMRVLASLRAPIDSFFDQVTVNDADANKRSSRLALLDRFRAAVHKVADFSRIEG; this is encoded by the coding sequence ATGACCACCGCAGACTTCCTTCTCGAACTGCGCAGCGAGGAAATCCCGGCCCGCATGCAGGCGGGCGCCCGCGCCGATCTGGAAAAGCTGTTCCGCAAGGAGCTTGACGCCGCCGGCCTGAAGGCGGGTGAGGTGACCGTGTGGTCCACGCCGCGCCGCCTCGCGCTGATCGCGCGCGCTCTGCCGCTGGCGACGGAAGCCGTGTCCGAGGAAGTAAAGGGGCCACGCACCTCCGCGCCCGAACAGGCACTCGAAGGCTTCCTGCGCAAGACCGGTCTGACCAGGGACCAGTTGACCGAGCGCGATGGCGTATGGTTTGCCGTGACGGAGAAGCCGGGACGCGCAACCAGGGATGTGCTCGCGGAAGCAGTCCCCGCGATCATCCGCGCGTTCCCCTGGCCCAAGAGCCAGCGCTGGGGCGCGGCTTCGCTCTCGACCGAGTCCTTGCGCTGGGTGCGTCCGCTCTCGGGCATCGTAGCGATCCTGGGCGATGATCTGGTCGAGTGCGAGATCGGGGCTGTGAAGTCCGGCTATGCCACGCGCGGCCACCGCTTCCATTGCCCGGGCGAAATCACCATCGGCAGCGCGCACGACTATGCCGACAAGCTCCGCGCCTGCCACGTGATCGTCGATCACGTCGAGCGCGAGGCGATGGTGCGCGACAAGGCCAAGGCTGCGGCAGAGGCCGCTGGCCTCGTGCTGGTCGAGGACGAAGGTCTGGTGATCGAGAACGCGGGCCTCACCGAATGGCCGGTCCCGCTGCTCGGCCGCTTCGACGAGGCGTTCCTCGACGTGCCGCCCGAAGTCATCCAGCTCACCGCCCGCGTCAACCAGAAGTACTTCATCTGCCGTGACAGCGCCGGAAAGCTCGCCAACGCCTTCGTCTGCACCGCGAACATCGAGGCCAAGGACGGCGGCGCCGCCATCGTCGACGGCAACCGCAAGGTGCTGGCGGCACGCCTCTCCGACGCCCGCTTCTTCTGGGAGCAGGACAAGAAGAAGCCGCTCGCCGAACAGGCGCAGAAGCTCTCTCGCATCACCTTCCACGAAAAGCTCGGCACCGTCGCGGACAAGGTTCAGCGCGTCGTCAAGCTGGCCGAGTGGCTGGCAAGCGAAGGCATCGTGCCGAACTGCGATCCCGCTCTGGCGCGGCAGGCTGCGGAACTGTGCAAGGCCGATCTCGTCACCGAAATGGTCGGCGAATTCCCCGAACTCCAGGGCCTGATGGGCGGCTACTACGCCCGCGCCGAAGGTCTGCCCGATGCCGTGGCAGATGCCATCCGCGATCACTACAAGCCGGTCGGGCAGGGCGATGACGTGCCGACCGCGCCGGTAACGGTGGCAGTGGCGCTGGCGGATAAACTGGATACGTTGGTCGGGTTCTTCCTAATTGATCAGCGCCCCACAGGATCGCGAGACCCGTTTGCGCTTCGACGTGCAGCTCTTGGCGTGCTCGAACTTCTCAACTGGGGTTCACTGCGCGTCTCGATGTGGGAGGCAATTGCGAAGGCACTCGCCGCATTTACAAAGCAGCTTGTTTCTGACGACATGGCGGAAGCTTCCTATGAAGCTTTTCAAACAAACCAGAAGGCAGTGTTTACGACACTTCCTGACTTCTTCGCCGACCGCCTCAAAGTCCAGCAACGCGAAGCAGGTGTCCGCCACGACCTGATCGATGCCGTGTTCGCGCTTGGAGGCGAGGACGATCTCGTCCGCCTGCTTGCCCGCGTCCATGCGCTTCAGGCCTTCGTCGGCACCGAGGACGGCACCAACCTGCTCGCAGGCTACAAGCGCGCCGCCAACATCCTCAAGAAGGAAGGCTTCGCCGCCAACCCCAACGCCGGGTCCGAAGGCGAGGGCGTGGTTCCGCCGACGGGCGAGGAAGATCCGCTGGTGCTGGTCGACGATCCGGCGATGGAAGGCGTCGTCGCGCAGTTCTCGCACCCCGAATGCAACTACCAGCGCGAACCTGCCGAGCAGGCGCTCGTCGATGCGCTGGACTACGCAGAACCAGCGGCACGTGGTGCGGTCGAAAGTGAAGATTTCGATTTCGCCATGCGGGTGCTCGCCTCGCTTCGCGCGCCCATCGACTCCTTCTTCGATCAGGTCACGGTCAATGATGCGGATGCTAACAAGCGTTCCAGTCGCCTTGCCCTGCTCGACCGGTTCCGTGCTGCGGTGCACAAAGTTGCGGACTTTTCGCGCATAGAAGGCTAA
- a CDS encoding glycine--tRNA ligase subunit alpha, with translation MADIQQKPLSLQDMILRLHAFWSEQGCLILQPYDMRMGAGTFHTATTLRALGPEPWNAAFVQPCRRPTDGRYGENPNRLQHYYQYQVILKPSPENLQELYLQSLVEIGIDPLVHDIRFVEDDWESPTLGAWGLGWEVWCDGMEVTQFTYFQQMGGFDCKPVAGELTYGLERLAMYIQGVDNVYDLAFNNHGVTYGEVFLENEKQMSKWNFEVADTDSLFEGFRRAEEECRRSLDNDVPIAAYEQAIEASHLFNLLQARGVISVQERASYMGRVRDLARGSCEAYMAKFADQWAARYPEWSK, from the coding sequence ATGGCCGACATTCAGCAAAAGCCTCTCAGCCTGCAGGACATGATCCTGCGCCTTCATGCGTTCTGGAGCGAGCAGGGCTGCCTGATCCTCCAGCCCTATGACATGCGCATGGGCGCGGGCACGTTCCACACCGCCACGACGCTGCGCGCGCTTGGGCCCGAGCCGTGGAACGCGGCTTTCGTGCAGCCCTGCCGCCGCCCGACCGACGGTCGCTATGGCGAGAACCCGAACCGGTTGCAGCACTACTACCAGTACCAGGTGATCCTGAAGCCTTCGCCTGAGAACCTGCAGGAACTGTACCTGCAATCGCTGGTGGAAATCGGCATCGATCCGCTGGTCCACGATATCCGCTTCGTCGAGGACGACTGGGAATCTCCCACGCTCGGCGCATGGGGCCTTGGCTGGGAAGTGTGGTGCGACGGGATGGAAGTCACCCAGTTCACCTATTTCCAGCAGATGGGCGGCTTCGATTGCAAGCCGGTGGCGGGCGAACTGACCTACGGCCTGGAACGCCTTGCCATGTACATCCAGGGCGTCGACAACGTCTACGACCTGGCCTTCAACAATCACGGCGTGACCTACGGCGAGGTGTTCCTCGAGAACGAGAAGCAGATGTCGAAGTGGAACTTCGAGGTAGCCGACACCGACAGCCTGTTCGAAGGGTTCCGCCGCGCCGAGGAAGAGTGCAGGCGCAGCCTCGACAACGACGTGCCGATTGCCGCTTACGAGCAGGCTATCGAGGCGAGCCACCTGTTCAACCTGCTGCAGGCGCGCGGCGTGATCTCGGTGCAGGAACGCGCCAGCTACATGGGCCGCGTCCGCGATCTCGCGCGTGGTTCGTGCGAGGCCTACATGGCCAAGTTCGCCGACCAGTGGGCGGCCAGGTATCCGGAGTGGAGCAAGTGA